Proteins from a genomic interval of Lolium perenne isolate Kyuss_39 chromosome 1, Kyuss_2.0, whole genome shotgun sequence:
- the LOC127307436 gene encoding 65-kDa microtubule-associated protein 4 isoform X1 has product MRNPNSPPASPPPASPRRRTPPPPPRRTPPPPPRRDGPLDSSDAERRYPRRSTRAALTPKQLGRALALAPPPPQSQPSQSSSAARRYPLRSTRPTLLRGRNLTAPTSPPPSIARTSPRPSAAPTSPPPLPAPTPPPPPSKSPLDAAHEQWSYATISEENDKVIKINMEELHTVLDTLGVSVAERHKVTNNVLKKCLVAYKGALEYEKNRCSSMAEAISDLEAQHRELCSVLGEKDALLEERMQSASLSQIHQSLTASLRRLNVFKKQRLENLQRMQAKVMDLWDHMGVTLDQQKEYRYIMRNSVASLAEVTQKDALSAALLTKIQSELAILEGQLIEKVAKRFAVLAANLRQTHLSDDEDYKINFTMIDVRAGSMDMFGAADKLEELVVKSAKDILLRESIVSRAEIVLRHVKEGSSLHTRETVENLINRVKAWEAKNERKFFYDKERLIATLHKLKEGNDHHFSDATNVSPGEKQSSAPLETAESPTWSDSLPEFSDNRESDQESDPDFSASESEEE; this is encoded by the exons ATGCGAAACCCGAATTCGCCACCGGCGTCGCCGCCACCGGCGTCGCCGCGTCGGCGGACGCCTCCGCCCCCGCCACGGCGGACGCCTCCGCCCCCGCCACGGCGTGATGGACCGCTGGATTCCTCCGACGCTGAGAGAAGGTACCCTCGGCGATCGACACGGGCGGCTCTTACGCCGAAGCAGCTGGGGCGAGCCCTAGCGCTGGCACCGCCGCCGCCCCAGTCCCAGCCCTCCCAATCTTCTAGCGCGGCGAGGAGGTACCCGCTGCGGTCGACCCGGCCGACACTTCTGCGGGGCCGAAACCTAACTGCACCGACATCCCCTCCGCCGTCCATAGCACGGACATCCCCTCGTCCGTCGGCAGCACCGACATCCCCTCCTCCGTTGCCAGCACCGACACCCCCTCCGCCTCCTTCCAAGTCCCCATTGGACGCTGCGCATGAACAAT GGAGTTACGCGACAATATCTGAAGAAAATGACAAAGTCATCAAAATTAATATGGAGGAGCTTCAT ACTGTTTTAGATACACTGGGAGTTTCGGTTGCAGAGAGACACAAAGTAACCAACAATGTCTTGAAAAAATGCTTGGTCGCCTACAAGGGAGCCCTGGAATATGAGAAGAACCGATGTTCCAGTATGGCCGAAGCGATCTCTGATTTGGAAGCTCAACACCGTGAACTATGCAGTGTGCTAGGGGAGAAGGATGCATTATTAGAAGAACGCATG CAGTCTGCTAGTCTATCTCAAATTCATCAGTCACTTACAGCAAGTTTGAGGAGGCTCAATGTATTCAAGAAGCAGCGACTGGAAAAT CTACAGCGCATGCAAGCTAAGGTAATGGATCTATGGGATCACATGGGAGTAACATTAGACCAGCAAAAGGAATATCGCTATATCATGCGCAACAGTGTCGCATCCTTGGCTGAAGTCACTCAGAAAGATGCTCTCTCTGCAGCTCTGTTAACTAAG ATTCAGTCAGAGCTTGCAATATTGGAAGGTCAATTGATTGAAAAGGTTGCCAAGAGATTTGCAGTGTTGGCTGCCAATTTGCGCCAAACGCatttgtccgatgatgaagactACAAAATCAATTTTACAATGATTGACGTGCGGGCTGGAAGCATGGATATGTTTGGTGCAGCTGATAAGCTTGAAGAATTGGTAGTGAAGTCTGCTAAAGATATTTTGCTGAGGGAAAGCATTGTTAGTCGGGCAGAAATTGTGTTGAGACATGTAAAAGAAGGAAGTAGCTTACACACTCGAG AAACAGTTGAGAATTTAATCAACAGAGTTAAGGCCTGGGAAGCCAAGAATGAAAGAAAATTCTTCTATGATAAG GAACGCCTCATTGCTACACTGCATAAGCTGAAGGAAGGAAATGACCATCATTTTTCTGATGCAACCAATGTTAGCCCAG
- the LOC127307436 gene encoding 65-kDa microtubule-associated protein 4 isoform X3 produces MRNPNSPPASPPPASPRRRTPPPPPRRTPPPPPRRDGPLDSSDAERRYPRRSTRAALTPKQLGRALALAPPPPQSQPSQSSSAARRYPLRSTRPTLLRGRNLTAPTSPPPSIARTSPRPSAAPTSPPPLPAPTPPPPPSKSPLDAAHEQWSYATISEENDKVIKINMEELHTVLDTLGVSVAERHKVTNNVLKKCLVAYKGALEYEKNRCSSMAEAISDLEAQHRELCSVLGEKDALLEERMQSASLSQIHQSLTASLRRLNVFKKQRLENLQRMQAKVMDLWDHMGVTLDQQKEYRYIMRNSVASLAEVTQKDALSAALLTKIQSELAILEGQLIEKVAKRFAVLAANLRQTHLSDDEDYKINFTMIDVRAGSMDMFGAADKLEELVVKSAKDILLRESIVSRAEIVLRHVKEGSSLHTRVENLINRVKAWEAKNERKFFYDKERLIATLHKLKEGNDHHFSDATNVSPGEKQSSAPLETAESPTWSDSLPEFSDNRESDQESDPDFSASESEEE; encoded by the exons ATGCGAAACCCGAATTCGCCACCGGCGTCGCCGCCACCGGCGTCGCCGCGTCGGCGGACGCCTCCGCCCCCGCCACGGCGGACGCCTCCGCCCCCGCCACGGCGTGATGGACCGCTGGATTCCTCCGACGCTGAGAGAAGGTACCCTCGGCGATCGACACGGGCGGCTCTTACGCCGAAGCAGCTGGGGCGAGCCCTAGCGCTGGCACCGCCGCCGCCCCAGTCCCAGCCCTCCCAATCTTCTAGCGCGGCGAGGAGGTACCCGCTGCGGTCGACCCGGCCGACACTTCTGCGGGGCCGAAACCTAACTGCACCGACATCCCCTCCGCCGTCCATAGCACGGACATCCCCTCGTCCGTCGGCAGCACCGACATCCCCTCCTCCGTTGCCAGCACCGACACCCCCTCCGCCTCCTTCCAAGTCCCCATTGGACGCTGCGCATGAACAAT GGAGTTACGCGACAATATCTGAAGAAAATGACAAAGTCATCAAAATTAATATGGAGGAGCTTCAT ACTGTTTTAGATACACTGGGAGTTTCGGTTGCAGAGAGACACAAAGTAACCAACAATGTCTTGAAAAAATGCTTGGTCGCCTACAAGGGAGCCCTGGAATATGAGAAGAACCGATGTTCCAGTATGGCCGAAGCGATCTCTGATTTGGAAGCTCAACACCGTGAACTATGCAGTGTGCTAGGGGAGAAGGATGCATTATTAGAAGAACGCATG CAGTCTGCTAGTCTATCTCAAATTCATCAGTCACTTACAGCAAGTTTGAGGAGGCTCAATGTATTCAAGAAGCAGCGACTGGAAAAT CTACAGCGCATGCAAGCTAAGGTAATGGATCTATGGGATCACATGGGAGTAACATTAGACCAGCAAAAGGAATATCGCTATATCATGCGCAACAGTGTCGCATCCTTGGCTGAAGTCACTCAGAAAGATGCTCTCTCTGCAGCTCTGTTAACTAAG ATTCAGTCAGAGCTTGCAATATTGGAAGGTCAATTGATTGAAAAGGTTGCCAAGAGATTTGCAGTGTTGGCTGCCAATTTGCGCCAAACGCatttgtccgatgatgaagactACAAAATCAATTTTACAATGATTGACGTGCGGGCTGGAAGCATGGATATGTTTGGTGCAGCTGATAAGCTTGAAGAATTGGTAGTGAAGTCTGCTAAAGATATTTTGCTGAGGGAAAGCATTGTTAGTCGGGCAGAAATTGTGTTGAGACATGTAAAAGAAGGAAGTAGCTTACACACTCGAG TTGAGAATTTAATCAACAGAGTTAAGGCCTGGGAAGCCAAGAATGAAAGAAAATTCTTCTATGATAAG GAACGCCTCATTGCTACACTGCATAAGCTGAAGGAAGGAAATGACCATCATTTTTCTGATGCAACCAATGTTAGCCCAG
- the LOC127307436 gene encoding 65-kDa microtubule-associated protein 4 isoform X2, protein MRNPNSPPASPPPASPRRRTPPPPPRRTPPPPPRRDGPLDSSDAERRYPRRSTRAALTPKQLGRALALAPPPPQSQPSQSSSAARRYPLRSTRPTLLRGRNLTAPTSPPPSIARTSPRPSAAPTSPPPLPAPTPPPPPSKSPLDAAHEQWSYATISEENDKVIKINMEELHTVLDTLGVSVAERHKVTNNVLKKCLVAYKGALEYEKNRCSSMAEAISDLEAQHRELCSVLGEKDALLEERMSASLSQIHQSLTASLRRLNVFKKQRLENLQRMQAKVMDLWDHMGVTLDQQKEYRYIMRNSVASLAEVTQKDALSAALLTKIQSELAILEGQLIEKVAKRFAVLAANLRQTHLSDDEDYKINFTMIDVRAGSMDMFGAADKLEELVVKSAKDILLRESIVSRAEIVLRHVKEGSSLHTRETVENLINRVKAWEAKNERKFFYDKERLIATLHKLKEGNDHHFSDATNVSPGEKQSSAPLETAESPTWSDSLPEFSDNRESDQESDPDFSASESEEE, encoded by the exons ATGCGAAACCCGAATTCGCCACCGGCGTCGCCGCCACCGGCGTCGCCGCGTCGGCGGACGCCTCCGCCCCCGCCACGGCGGACGCCTCCGCCCCCGCCACGGCGTGATGGACCGCTGGATTCCTCCGACGCTGAGAGAAGGTACCCTCGGCGATCGACACGGGCGGCTCTTACGCCGAAGCAGCTGGGGCGAGCCCTAGCGCTGGCACCGCCGCCGCCCCAGTCCCAGCCCTCCCAATCTTCTAGCGCGGCGAGGAGGTACCCGCTGCGGTCGACCCGGCCGACACTTCTGCGGGGCCGAAACCTAACTGCACCGACATCCCCTCCGCCGTCCATAGCACGGACATCCCCTCGTCCGTCGGCAGCACCGACATCCCCTCCTCCGTTGCCAGCACCGACACCCCCTCCGCCTCCTTCCAAGTCCCCATTGGACGCTGCGCATGAACAAT GGAGTTACGCGACAATATCTGAAGAAAATGACAAAGTCATCAAAATTAATATGGAGGAGCTTCAT ACTGTTTTAGATACACTGGGAGTTTCGGTTGCAGAGAGACACAAAGTAACCAACAATGTCTTGAAAAAATGCTTGGTCGCCTACAAGGGAGCCCTGGAATATGAGAAGAACCGATGTTCCAGTATGGCCGAAGCGATCTCTGATTTGGAAGCTCAACACCGTGAACTATGCAGTGTGCTAGGGGAGAAGGATGCATTATTAGAAGAACGCATG TCTGCTAGTCTATCTCAAATTCATCAGTCACTTACAGCAAGTTTGAGGAGGCTCAATGTATTCAAGAAGCAGCGACTGGAAAAT CTACAGCGCATGCAAGCTAAGGTAATGGATCTATGGGATCACATGGGAGTAACATTAGACCAGCAAAAGGAATATCGCTATATCATGCGCAACAGTGTCGCATCCTTGGCTGAAGTCACTCAGAAAGATGCTCTCTCTGCAGCTCTGTTAACTAAG ATTCAGTCAGAGCTTGCAATATTGGAAGGTCAATTGATTGAAAAGGTTGCCAAGAGATTTGCAGTGTTGGCTGCCAATTTGCGCCAAACGCatttgtccgatgatgaagactACAAAATCAATTTTACAATGATTGACGTGCGGGCTGGAAGCATGGATATGTTTGGTGCAGCTGATAAGCTTGAAGAATTGGTAGTGAAGTCTGCTAAAGATATTTTGCTGAGGGAAAGCATTGTTAGTCGGGCAGAAATTGTGTTGAGACATGTAAAAGAAGGAAGTAGCTTACACACTCGAG AAACAGTTGAGAATTTAATCAACAGAGTTAAGGCCTGGGAAGCCAAGAATGAAAGAAAATTCTTCTATGATAAG GAACGCCTCATTGCTACACTGCATAAGCTGAAGGAAGGAAATGACCATCATTTTTCTGATGCAACCAATGTTAGCCCAG